The Saccharomycodes ludwigii strain NBRC 1722 chromosome II, whole genome shotgun sequence genome window below encodes:
- a CDS encoding uncharacterized protein (similar to Saccharomyces cerevisiae YDR227W | SIR4 | Silent Information Regulator) gives MNIDQEDILSLWQKSKKTLDKNIRLQQQKQKQKKQKQQQRPRTPTKPSNITNVGNTTTSNNTDIITASSLIHSLSKNLKMMQPSVANPSSYRGNINNNNIANNNKNAKNVKSTDPNLFLRKLSNDNTELFEMLEKINARKNNNNNHNKNQRSNKNNIVNKQYQKYPTYSGRKYKNNIATTIVSDTTVNKTPTSENTINDQHFRSKSNTDFTSSGVLNTSVRIMNNTTKNVDNALNLNDNSPAILNNNNNNNNNNNNNNNNNKTHKNEQGKERIIRMTNTTYLIDGLLIEISQHIKNRHVISIPLLYDIKLLPNKYISEISPVYDIFAKAIEATLSFHDSVTFYNLFRGSQTKKTFFKNRKYADDGSIIYFWSSNPSQYDSEGYVFEVVTLVNTLPRGNSTQIINRGVNTKNFVNSHTRYLCFKGMYPQFNDDVFLRGSLKYLSGFVPHSATHTSIIKKLSFNPMPVSNKDGENNNNNNTKKNVINNNGTRDINKLNKIKKRGHSADIGVNSINDNENKMELIKKSLKKQIQKGAMFTGANSNQNDSSLSTKMTTNTHTKVVTSTNTNLLGTATANTVVVKNTENVIRTKNINNNDIDIPTKTGKANGLNTNGVQFNATNVTEVPISTLNHAVTTNKKVNKEDGPPENLPICNPINNVKLFKKNNTTAMENGNLTLKKFSETVAIGDEKELTHMGKLPLVLTPNIIKINPEKKENTAEVTINKGQNESSSNVNETKERITSQVSEDKNYNEKNDNNNYDGNDDDDVDDDEDDDEDDDEDDNNETGNGELNSTATLPLTVYSQYSREADSLFRQSDNTNDRINKTSLSEMNSDSDSDLDLDSEIDSDIVGNIDKTVSNNNNKFNNNNNHDIANVTCNKTKKSFFRQCEKRSTSSSNDTAGNIPNIEMYSPSTNESTNTQVTIETSLQTIHLPNELDTNKNDKSGKQLEIQKSTNTIELPSTDEYLLRKSHAMGTQQLEKSSSKILNAFKEPYNLETTKQYITSQKPPKFGTFSRNRSFSIDGLNIEKATIPKYKFLNIAQSLKRSISCEGNTNAYNSTNATDNFKRLKTNPINSECIPIENDNMNVAFANATNYSTTNPSDKNAIIKDKSDNKNTTSSMSDSLELKNVVVDPSLGINSHSKFFQSTDPKLILKAFKDSVAATPSKIENTRPVSTSYMHVINLDSESEDYYNEENEGHVSEMINTDDYGIMIEGETLDANTEEEEEEEEEEEEEEEEEKVKVKVRVKEKKEEKDKKENAEAQVTTDKIINSPKLLRAPISQKKLSPSALPGNITKKIDSVKPLPALHNQNITHTQKTATNLEHQPENNINDQNEKKHRSLDSFTVASVKTNKPLEIFSSAPIDSGNKINSDVNITRTSTTNIICDTDNFSKNTNIDNSANNIKKLSYLLNESPSILPTVTNHNKISSKSITINSDRNLPRVSRDVHLGRSNNNFMNINISFVKQPKRVKKYNMRKKFFIDFKPFTLAQNPQKMSLKLRYFFNHHELPKIKKIDLVRVIETGVAQHTPLCKDSLVSNTNDICTFLNYDNDPIFQLRKFLNLKNVEYELRSELEAKGILGKNNHNNEDKHNTNFTTASLANISFKDNIIVSNTEKSDNNNRTFFEDIEMDNNNKHYNTYKNTTIGINTTATNNTSTDNNNGDTNHVNTGSYNNNNNAGHTNDNNDTSGNNKDNNSNINTSNIIITTTAPTVTTTTTSKNNNITIPTNNNDTAICNNSNDSAITRNDNVTNEKDNTTIDKKSSLGKSLNNTHENINCIVNNEKTNNNRKLSRSPNFNNNKNASIDFRDTHFNSFPSSKNFNSIKDNITHFVTNNNANTKINTETNEMLATTNTTINSNENTNIETSFQNSPQFDVEMKHAKGREDVGISVIYTSDLNALMEILCGLETLLVNGEIKQASLYGRLRDSQKLLELRNKEIEKLKNKVEHGDAMVSVNKLAEFKKEVNEKVKALTAQLMNDMKIKIRKEAKKSSQQIQTLKDQNAELLAEIDLHKDASHNDATRIVRRLYNILQSPFSPNRDSIMAKNLEELCVSLSQVIAKQEKLMKLKEKEDRLNKKVIGFKEIVDYCKENDLTMDEVLDILKNNKK, from the coding sequence ATGAACATTGATCAAGAGGATATATTATCACTTTGGCAGAAATCAAAGAAAACtttggataaaaatattagattacaacagcaaaaacaaaaacaaaaaaaacaaaaacaacagcaacGCCCTAGAACTCCGACTAAACCTTCTAATATCACTAATGTTGGAAATACCACTACAAGCAATAATACTGATATTATTACAGCTTCTTCACTTATTCATTCCCTAAGcaaaaacttaaaaatgATGCAACCTTCTGTGGCCAACCCTTCTTCATATAGGggaaatattaataataataatattgcaaataataataaaaatgctaAGAATGTTAAGAGTACGGATCccaatctttttttgaGAAAACTATCTAACGATAACACcgaattatttgaaatgTTAGAAAAGATAAACGCAAGaaagaacaacaataataaccatAACAAAAACCAACGaagtaacaaaaataacattgtcAATAAgcaatatcaaaaatatccGACATACTCGGGTAGAAAGTATAAGAACAACATAGCTACTACCATTGTATCTGATACTACTGTCAACAAAACTCCAACATCCGAGAATACCATAAATGATCAGCACTTTAGAAGCAAAAGCAACACCGATTTCACATCTAGTGGCGTATTAAATACTTCAGTCAGAATAATGAATAATACTACCAAAAATGTGGACAAtgctttaaatttaaatgataacTCACCAGCAAtactaaataataataataataataataataataataataataataataataataataaaacgcATAAAAATGAACAAGGCAAGGAGAGGATAATTAGGATGACAAATACGACGTATTTGATAGATGGACTATTGATTGAAATATCCcaacatataaaaaatagacACGTTATTTcaataccattattatatgATATTAAATTACTCCCAAATAAATACATTTCAGAGATTTCGCCAGtttatgatatttttgCTAAAGCTATCGAAGCGACTCTATCTTTTCACGATTCAGTgactttttataatttatttagagGTTCTCAGActaaaaaaactttttttaaaaacagaaaatatGCAGACGACGGatcaattatttatttttggagCTCAAATCCTAGCCAATACGATTCAGAGGGTTATGTTTTCGAGGTAGTTACATTGGTTAATACTCTCCCTAGAGGCAATTCCACACAGATCATTAATCGAGGCGTTAATactaaaaattttgttaataGCCATACTAGGTATCTCTGTTTTAAAGGCATGTATCCTCAGTTTAACGATGATGTTTTCCTAAGGGGATccttaaaatatttaagcGGATTTGTCCCACATAGTGCTACACACACAAGCATTATCAAAAAACTTTCTTTTAATCCAATGCCTGTTAGCAATAAGGATggtgaaaataacaataacaataatactaagAAAAATGtcattaacaataatgggACAAGAgatattaataaacttAATAAGATCAAGAAAAGGGGGCACAGTGCTGATATCGGTGTTAATAGtataaatgataatgaaaacaaaatggaactaataaagaaaagtttGAAAAAGCAAATCCAAAAGGGTGCCATGTTCACTGGTGCCAATAGTAACCAAAATGACTCTTCATTGTCAACTAAGATGACTACCAATACTCACACTAAGGTAGTTACTTctactaatactaatttGCTAGGAACAGCGACTGCTAACactgttgttgttaaaaataCTGAAAATGTAATTCGtaccaaaaatattaacaacaatgatATTGATATTCCTACAAAAACTGGAAAAGCAAATGGTCTAAATACAAATGGTGTACAATTTAATGCTACTAATGTTACAGAAGTACCTATTTCCACCTTAAACCACGCTGTCACcaccaataaaaaagttaataaagAAGACGGACCACCAGAAAATTTACCAATCTGTAATCCTATAAATAATGTGAagctttttaaaaaaaataacaccaCAGCAATGGAGAATGGAAatttaacattaaaaaaattcagcGAAACCGTAGCTATAGGGGACGAAAAAGAATTGACACACATGGGAAAATTACCCTTGGTTTTAACACCaaacattattaaaatcaatcCCGAGAAGAAAGAGAATACAGCTGAAGTTACCATTAACAAAGGTCAAAATGAAAGTAGTTCAAACGTAAATGAAACCAAGGAAAGAATCACATCTCAGGTATCAGAAGATAAAAACTATAATGagaaaaatgataataataattacgACGGTAATGATGACGACGATGTGGATGACGACGAGGATGACGACGAGGATGACGACGAGGATGACAATAATGAAACAGGAAACGGTGAATTAAATTCCACAGCAACTTTGCCTTTAACAGTTTATAGTCAATATTCCAGAGAAGCAGATTCACTATTTAGACAAAGTGATAATACCAATGACAgaataaacaaaacatCTTTATCAGAGATGAATTCAGATTCAGATTCAGATTTAGATTTAGATTCAGAGATAGACTCCGACATTGTTGGAAATATAGACAAAACtgtttcaaataataataataaattcaacaataacaataaccaTGACATTGCTAATGTTACTTGTAataagacaaaaaaaagtttttttagACAATGTGAAAAAAGGTCAACCAGTAGTTCGAACGATACTGCGGGAAATATTCCTAATATTGAAATGTATTCGCCTAGCACTAACGAATCAACTAACACACAAGTTACAATTGAAACTAGCTTACAAACCATTCATTTACCTAATGAATTAGATACTAATAAAAACGATAAGAGTGGCAAACAATTAGAAATCCAAAAAAGCACAAATACTATCGAACTTCCATCAACAGATGAATACTTGCTTAGAAAATCACATGCTATGGGTACTCAACAATTAGAGAAATCATCAAGTAAAATTCTAAATGCTTTCAAAGAACCTTATAATTTGGAAACTacaaaacaatatataaCTTCTCAAAAACCTCCCAAATTTGGTACATTTTCAAGGAATAGATCCTTTTCAATTGATGGTTTAAATATCGAAAAAGCAACTATCCCCAAATATAAGTTTCTAAACATTGCACAAAGTCTTAAAAGATCTATTTCTTGTGAAGGTAATACCAACGCATATAACAGCACCAATGCTACCGACAATTTCAAAAGATTAAAGACGAATCCCATAAACTCTGAATGTATTCCCAtagaaaatgataatatgaACGTTGCTTTTGCGAATGCTACTAATTATAGTACTACCAATCCTTCTGATAAAAACGCTATcattaaagataaaagtgataataaaaacactaCTAGTAGTATGAGTGACTCAttggaattaaaaaatgtagTTGTTGATCCATCATTGGGAATTAATAGTcattcaaaattttttcaaagcaCTGATCCAAAACTAATTTTGAAAGCCTTTAAAGATTCTGTTGCTGCCACCCCGtcaaaaattgaaaacacCAGACCTGTATCTACGTCGTACATGCATGTCATCAATCTCGACAGTGAGTCTgaagattattataatgaaGAGAACGAAGGTCATGTTTCAGAGATGATTAATACAGATGATTATGGAATTATGATCGAAGGTGAAACTCTAGATGCGAACAccgaagaagaagaagaagaagaagaagaagaagaagaagaagaagaggaagagaaAGTGAAAGTGAAGGTAAGAgtgaaagagaaaaaagaagaaaaggataaaaaagaaaatgctGAAGCTCAAGTGACCAcagataaaataataaactcACCAAAACTACTGAGAGCCCCAATTTCACAGAAAAAGCTTTCGCCATCAGCTTTACCAGGgaatattacaaaaaaaatagactCAGTTAAACCTTTACCGGCACTACACAATCAGAACATAACTCATACACAGAAAACAGCTACAAATTTAGAGCACCAACCtgaaaacaatattaatgatcaaaatgaaaagaaacaCAGGAGCTTAGATTCTTTTACAGTTGCAAGTGTTAAAACCAATAAACCATTGGAAATTTTTAGTAGTGCGCCCATTGATTCTGGCAACAAGATCAATTCTGATGTTAACATTACTCGTACTTCCActactaatattatttgtgaCACAGATAATTTtagtaaaaatacaaacatTGATAATAGCGCCAATAATATCAAGAAACTTAGCTATCTACTTAATGAATCACCATCAATATTACCCACTGTCACAAATCATAACAAGATTTCTAGCAAAAGTATTACAATTAATTCGGACAGAAATTTACCCAGAGTTAGTAGAGACGTACACTTAGGTCGGagcaataataactttatgaatattaatattagttTTGTAAAGCAGCCCAAAagagtaaaaaaatacaatatgcgcaaaaaattttttattgatttcaAGCCATTCACTCTAGCGCAAAATCCTCAAAAAATGAGTCTTAAACttcgttatttttttaatcatcATGAACTtcctaaaattaaaaagatcGATTTGGTTAGGGTTATTGAGACTGGAGTCGCCCAACATACTCCGTTATGCAAAGATAGTTTAGTTTCAAATACCAATGATATTTGCACATTTTTGAATTATGATAATGATcctatttttcaattacgcaaatttttaaatctaaaaaatGTTGAATATGAATTACGCTCAGAATTAGAAGCAAAAGGGATATTGGGTAAAAATAACCATAACAATGAAGATAAACATAACACAAACTTTACTACTGCTTCCCTCGCAAATATCAGttttaaagataatataATTGTTAGCAATACTGAAAAGAgtgacaacaacaacagaaCATTCTTTGAAGATATAGAGATggacaataataataaacattaTAATACTTATAAAAACACCACTATCGGTATTAATACTACCGCCACAAATAATACTAGTACtgacaacaacaatggtGATACTAACCATGTTAATACCGGCAGttataacaacaacaacaatgctGGTCATACCAATGACAACAATGATACTAGTGGTAACAATAAAGACAATAACAGTAACATTAACActagtaatattattattactactactgccCCTActgttactactactactactagtaagaacaataatattactattcccaccaataataatgatactgCTATTtgcaataatagtaatgacAGCGCCATTACTAGAAATGATAATGTCACTAATGAGAAAGATAACACCAcgattgataaaaaaagctCACTTGGCAAGAGCTTGAATAACACACATGAGAATATTAATTgtattgttaataatgaaaaaacaaataacaatagaaaACTTAGTCGATCCcccaattttaataataataaaaatgcatCTATCGACTTTCGAGACACACACTTTAACAGCTTTCCCAGTTCTAAGAACTTTAATTCTATTAAAGACAATATCACCCATTTTgtaactaataataatgccaaTACCAAAATCAATACTGAAACTAATGAGATGCTGGctactactaatactaccattaatagtaatgaaaatacaaatattgaAACATCGTTTCAAAATTCACCACAATTTGACGTTGAAATGAAACATGCTAAGGGTAGAGAAGACGTTGGTATATCTGTTATTTATACTTCCGATTTAAATGCTCTAATGGAAATCTTATGTGGATTAGAGACTTTACTAGTAAATGGAGAAATCAAACAAGCATCCCTATATGGAAGATTGAGAGACTCGCAAAAACTACTTGAATTAAGAAACAAGGAAAttgaaaagttaaaaaataaggTAGAACATGGAGATGCCATGGTTTCTGTTAACAAATTGGCAgagtttaaaaaagaagtgAATGAAAAAGTCAAGGCATTAACTGCACAATTAATGAATGATATGAAAATTAAGATTAGAAAAGAAGCTAAGAAGTCAAGTCAGCAAATACAAACACTTAAAGATCAAAATGCTGAGTTGTTGGCTGAGATAGATCTTCATAAAGATGCAAGCCATAATGATGCTACTAGAATCGTACGTAGGTTGTATAATATTCTTCAATCGCCATTTTCGCCAAATAGAGATTCCATAATGGCTAAAAATTTGGAAGAGTTATGTGTCAGTTTATCTCAAGTTATAGCCAagcaagaaaaattaatgaaattaaaagaaaaagaggatCGTTTGAATAAAAAGGTTATAGGCTTTAAAGAAATCGTAGATTATTGTAAGGAAAACGATTTAACCATGGATGAAGTtttagatattttaaaaaataacaaaaagtGA
- the PCF11 gene encoding Pcf11p (similar to Saccharomyces cerevisiae YDR228C | PCF11 | Protein 1 of Cleavage and polyadenylation Factor I), producing MTNKSENVVLKEFSSMLDELTFNSGPIIASLAKFSEEHIEYSQQIVELVEKKITKSVPKQKLYAIYVLDSICKNVGSPYTIYFSRNLAKLFKSTYLIVDNKTRQSLINTFKTWVIPPNTGGTNDPTSNTYPLFDQDVLKNIENFLIRASALHERQIKMVTPKPTIPLLLKEIDRLIMICNNIVNITANNGSATQVEKTNAKIILLQELRQELLKRELPQEALKQVQDQLTQNFVKEQKYSLQLQQQQQQQQKLVNISPPSSQLQQFPLSQANKNILFSNSSIPINNGANINAPAVINNTSDEFSNNGIFGMSQNPLFPSTNTTANNNISSTIPNASKATDTINISRTSPEEFIHQLQENKINNLQKLYNSLKENDLLYIPGKESIVGLCNNYLSSNSIDSIDLIKNLPPLELLNNLVQDSISIKLDLNAFINSSNFQLNNWTINNTNIDTNISIKNDNNYVQFLYRYKPCKCSMCGKRYVTKSTELNEHLDWHFRINKKLKNNRNKVLQSRNWYLNDDEWIHTPNSNNNDTDAIVFNDNSVSNGGMNEYNNHANVNHRLFDKNLTGNLSIHGLAQENPNPFSFTRINDTAAAAATSSNSDNNNNNNSRKRSFDHNTNIRDNDFITPLHNVNNKKHRPDKIQDINLMFEVIPDSSNSMEIECYMCKDVIQGIYNEDEGQWVWPNCIKTDDGNYCHATCYYEIQQNQ from the coding sequence atgacaaataaaagtgaaaatgTTGTATTGAAAGAATTCAGCAGCATGTTAGACGAATTGACTTTCAATTCAGGCCCCATTATTGCTAGCCTTGCTAAATTTTCTGAAGAACATATTGAATATTCTCAACAAATTGTGGAACtagtagaaaaaaaaattaccaaaAGTGTACCTAAGCAAAAATTATATGCAATTTATGTTTTGGATTCTATTTGTAAAAATGTAGGGAGTCCCTACACCATTTATTTCAGTCGAAACTTGgcaaaactttttaaatccacctatttaattgttgataataaaacaagacaaagtttaataaatacttttaaaacttgGGTTATCCCACCTAACACAGGTGGTACTAATGATCCTACTAGTAACACTTATCCTCTTTTTGATCAAGACGTATTAAAGAATATCGaaaattttctaattcGAGCTAGTGCCCTACATGAAAggcaaataaaaatggttaCACCAAAACCAACCATTCCACTATTACTAAAAGAAATTGATAgattaataatgatttgtaataatattgtgaATATTACCGCCAATAATGGTTCTGCTACACAGGTAGAGAAAACAAATgctaaaataatattgctACAAGAATTAAGACAAgaacttttaaaaagagaatTGCCGCAAGAAGCTTTAAAACAAGTACAGGATCAATTAACTCAGAATTTTGTCAaggaacaaaaatattctttACAACTgcagcagcaacaacaacaacaacaaaaattggTCAACATCTCACCACCATCCTCACAACTCCAACAATTCCCCCTTTCGCAAGCAAATaagaatattttgttttctaatTCTTCAATTCCTATTAACAACGGCGCAAATATCAATGCCCCCGCGGTTATAAATAACACATCAGATGAATTTTCGAACAATGGCATTTTCGGCATGTCTCAAAATCCGTTATTTCCTTCCACAAATACtactgctaataataatatttcttctaCCATTCCGAATGCTAGTAAAGCAACCGACACAATCAACATTTCAAGAACATCCCCGGAGGAATTTATTCATCAATTACAAGAAAATAAGATAAACAACTTGCAAAAACTATATAATTCATTGAAGgaaaatgatttattatatattccTGGAAAAGAAAGTATCGTGGGCCTTTGTAATAACTATTTATCTTCTAATTCAATAGATTCTATCGATCTAATTAAGAATTTGCCCCCTTTAGAGTTACTAAACAATTTAGTACAGGATTCAATTAGTATTAAACTAGATTTAAATGCATTTATTAATTCTTCcaattttcaattaaataattggaCTATTAACAACACTAATATTGACACTAATATTTCCATCAAAAACGATAATAATTATGTCCAATTTTTGTATAGATATAAACCATGTAAATGTTCCATGTGTGGAAAACGTTATGTTACTAAATCTACAGAATTGAATGAACACTTAGATTGGCATTTTagaattaacaaaaaattgaaaaataatcgAAACAAGGTTTTACAAAGTAGAAATTGGTATTTAAATGATGATGAGTGGATCCATACGccaaatagtaataataatgataccGATGCTATTGTCTTTAATGATAACAGTGTTAGCAATGGTGGCATGAATGAATATAATAACCATGCTAATGTTAATCACCGcttatttgataaaaaccTTACAGGTAATTTATCAATACATGGATTGGCGCAAGAAAATCCTAATCCTTTCTCATTTACCAGAATTAATGAtactgctgctgctgctgctacTAGTTCTAAttctgataataataataataataatagcagaAAGAGATCATTTGATCATAACACTAATATTAGAGATAATGATTTCATAACCCCGCTGCATAAtgtaaataacaaaaaacacAGGCCAGATAAAATCCAAGATATTAATTTGATGTTTGAAGTTATACCAGACTCATCTAATAGTATGGAAATAGAATGTTATATGTGTAAAGATGTTATACAAGGAATTTATAACGAAGACGAGGGACAATGGGTATGGCCAAATTGTATTAAGACAGACGATGGTAATTATTGTCATGCTACGTGTTACTATGAAATTCAGCAAAACCAATAG
- the GGC1 gene encoding Ggc1p (similar to Saccharomyces cerevisiae YDL198C | GGC1 | GDP/GTP Carrier), protein MSKDNKRSTQSGAARLLGSATSAIFELGVFHPVDTISKRLMTNQTRVASLSQFNQVIFRKHAAEPFGKRFFTLFPGLNFAFSYKILQRVLKFGGQPYVNDFLNQNFMKSYDSLFGSKTGKAMRSATAGSVMGLFEVILLPLDVLKIKSQTNPEAFKGRGVLRILKDEGITSLYRGWGWTMARNAPGSFALFGGNAFAKEYILKLENYDKATWGQNFISSIFGASASLIVSAPLDVIKTRIQNRSFDNPESGVTIVKNTIKNEGITAFFKGLIPKLLTTGPKLVFSFALAQTFIPMYDNLFKKA, encoded by the coding sequence ATGTCTAAAGATAACAAACGTTCTACTCAATCCGGTGCTGCCCGTTTGTTAGGGTCAGCTACCTCTGCCATTTTCGAATTAGGCGTTTTCCACCCTGTCGATACAATTTCAAAGAGATTGATGACTAACCAAACAAGAGTTGCTTCCCTATCTCAATTCAATCAAGTTATTTTCCGTAAACATGCTGCAGAGCCATTTGGAAAGAGattttttactttattcCCTGGGTTGAATTTTGCATTCAGCTACAAAATTCTTCAAAGAGTTTTAAAGTTTGGTGGTCAACCATATGTTAACGactttttaaatcaaaacTTTATGAAGTCTTATGACAGTTTATTTGGCTCAAAGACAGGGAAAGCTATGAGAAGTGCTACTGCTGGTAGTGTGATGGGTCTATTTGAAGTTATTTTGTTGCCCTTGGATGTcctaaaaattaaaagtcaAACTAATCCAGAAGCCTTCAAAGGTAGAGGTGTTTTAAGGATCTTAAAAGATGAAGGTATTACCAGTTTATACAGAGGTTGGGGTTGGACTATGGCTAGAAATGCACCAGGTTCTTTTGCTTTATTTGGTGGTAACGCTTTTGCtaaagaatatattttgaaattggaaaattaCGACAAGGCCACTTGGGGTCAAAATTTTATCTCTTCCATCTTTGGTGCTTCTGCATCTTTGATTGTTTCTGCTCCATTGGATGTTATTAAAACCAGAATTCAAAACAGAAGCTTTGATAATCCTGAAAGTGGTGTTACAATTGTTAAGAACACCATTAAAAATGAGGGTATTACCgctttttttaaaggttTAATTCCAAAGTTGCTTACTACTGGTCCAAAATTAGTTTTCTCTTTTGCCTTGGCCCAAACTTTTATTCCAATGTATgataatttgtttaaaaaagcttaa
- the TRM8 gene encoding tRNA (guanine46-N7)-methyltransferase (similar to Saccharomyces cerevisiae YDL201W | TRM8 | Transfer RNA Methyltransferase) yields MGSNCNPSKRVEYRKEKDELRDKLKHIRFPALELSKTKGESLASEQNITKSLSKKAINLPKKKFYRQRAHSNPFSDHQLEYPKSPNEMNWTKLYPGFVDPNDPTKLLSKVTIADIGCGYGGLLVDLAPHFPHDLILGMEIRVQVTNYVEDRIIALRSKDPNGKKYQNIGVLRGNAMKFTPNFFEKGQLTKIFFCFPDPHFKQRKHKARIVTKTLLSEYAYVLKEGGIIYTITDVLDLHEWMVKHLQEHPLFARLDAEWENEDLCVSIMRNATEEGKKVERNKGDKYIACFKRLPNPEIIL; encoded by the coding sequence ATGGGCTCCAATTGTAACCCTTCTAAACGAGTGGAATATcgtaaagaaaaagatgaattacgtgataaattaaaacatattAGGTTTCCAGCATTAGAACTTTCCAAAACTAAAGGAGAATCATTAGCATCAGAACAGAATATTACTAAAAGCCTTTCCAAGAAGGCAATCAATTTACCTAAAAAGAAGTTCTATAGACAAAGGGCGCATTCGAATCCGTTTAGTGATCATCAATTGGAATATCCTAAATCACCAAATGAGATGAATTGGACCAAACTTTACCCTGGGTTTGTTGATCCTAACGATCCTACTAAATTGCTTTCTAAAGTAACTATTGCTGACATTGGTTGCGGTTATGGTGGGTTATTAGTTGATTTGGCACCACATTTCCCACATGACCTAATTCTGGGTATGGAAATTAGAGTACAAGTCACTAATTATGTGGAAGATCGTATTATTGCATTACGATCAAAGGATCCAAACGGCAAAAAATATCAGAATATAGGTGTATTAAGAGGGAATGCGATGAAATTTACACCGAATTTCTTTGAAAAGGGtcaattaacaaaaatttttttctgtttccCGGATCCACACTTTAAACAGAGGAAACATAAGGCTAGAATTGTTACTAAGACTTTATTGAGTGAATATGCCtatgttttaaaagaagGTGGGATAATATATACAATTACTGATGTTTTGGATTTACATGAATGGATGGTGAAACATTTACAAGAACACCCACTATTTGCTAGACTGGACGCCGAATGGGAAAATGAAGATTTATGTGTTAGCATTATGAGAAATGCCACAGAGGAAGGTAAGAAAGTGGAAAGAAATAAGGGCGACAAGTATATAGcttgttttaaaagattacCTAATCCAGAAATCATTCTTTga